In a single window of the Bacillota bacterium genome:
- the efp gene encoding elongation factor P, with amino-acid sequence MITAGDFKNGITFEMDGQVYQVVEFQHVKPGKGAAFVRTKLKNIITGGTIEKTFSPTDKMPKAHIERKDMQYLYNDGQLYYFMDVETYEQIPLSAEMLGDSLKFIKENMIVKLLSFKDKVFGVEPPNFVELEVIQTEPGVKGDTVTGATKPATVETGAVVKVPLFINQGDIIRIDTRTGEYMERA; translated from the coding sequence ATGATTACGGCAGGAGATTTTAAAAACGGAATTACTTTTGAGATGGATGGCCAGGTTTACCAGGTAGTAGAATTCCAGCATGTAAAACCTGGGAAAGGCGCCGCTTTTGTGAGGACAAAATTGAAAAACATTATTACGGGAGGGACTATTGAAAAAACCTTTAGCCCTACGGATAAAATGCCTAAAGCCCATATTGAAAGAAAAGATATGCAATATCTTTATAACGATGGCCAGCTTTATTACTTCATGGATGTTGAAACATATGAGCAAATACCTTTAAGTGCAGAGATGCTTGGTGATTCTTTAAAATTTATCAAAGAAAATATGATAGTTAAACTACTGTCTTTTAAAGATAAGGTATTTGGTGTAGAACCTCCTAATTTTGTAGAATTGGAAGTGATACAAACTGAACCGGGAGTTAAGGGAGATACGGTGACCGGAGCAACAAAACCTGCTACTGTAGAAACCGGTGCGGTGGTTAAAGTACCTCTTTTTATAAATCAGGGTGATATAATAAGAATAGATACAAGGACAGGAGAGTATATGGAAAGGGCATAG
- a CDS encoding aminopeptidase P family protein produces the protein MYESINRDVLEKRLQKIRNKLEDNEVDGILITKRENYMYLSGFNGTSAQLIITKNDAVLVTDFRYIEQASKQAPFFDIVRYHGDVAVEINNILKKSGVERLGFESMHLTYGNYLDYKEKFEIKELIPLKNVTESMRIIKDPEELKLIKTAVKIADEAFDHILPYIKPGVRETEIAAEIEYFIKRRGGEGPSFQTIVASGARSAMPHGVASEKEIEAGDIITMDYGTIYGGYCSDITRTVFLGKPDGKMVEIYNTVLMAQKEALKGAHRGMTGKEIDSISREIINRAGFENNFGHGLGHGVGLEIHENPRFAPSDETIMENGMVVTVEPGIYIVGYGGVRIEDMIVIRDDKPEVLTSAPKDIMVL, from the coding sequence ATGTATGAAAGTATTAATAGAGATGTTTTAGAAAAACGACTTCAAAAAATAAGGAATAAACTGGAAGATAATGAAGTTGATGGAATATTAATTACAAAAAGAGAAAATTATATGTATTTATCCGGATTTAACGGGACTTCAGCCCAACTAATAATAACTAAAAATGATGCAGTTTTGGTGACTGATTTCAGGTACATAGAACAAGCTTCAAAACAAGCCCCCTTTTTTGATATTGTCAGGTATCACGGAGATGTTGCCGTGGAAATAAATAATATATTGAAAAAGAGTGGTGTGGAAAGGCTTGGCTTTGAAAGCATGCATCTTACGTATGGTAATTACTTGGATTACAAGGAGAAGTTTGAAATTAAAGAATTGATACCGTTAAAGAATGTAACGGAATCTATGAGAATAATTAAAGACCCGGAAGAGTTAAAGCTAATAAAAACAGCTGTAAAAATTGCAGATGAGGCATTTGACCATATATTACCATATATAAAACCGGGAGTCAGGGAAACTGAAATTGCTGCTGAAATTGAGTATTTTATAAAAAGGCGCGGAGGGGAAGGACCTTCTTTCCAAACTATAGTAGCTTCAGGAGCCAGGTCTGCAATGCCACATGGAGTTGCATCAGAGAAGGAAATAGAAGCTGGTGATATAATAACTATGGATTACGGAACAATATACGGAGGGTATTGTTCTGATATAACAAGAACAGTTTTCCTAGGTAAGCCCGATGGGAAAATGGTGGAAATATACAATACTGTATTAATGGCCCAAAAAGAAGCGTTAAAGGGTGCACATAGGGGTATGACGGGAAAAGAGATTGATTCAATATCAAGAGAAATCATTAACAGGGCCGGTTTTGAGAATAACTTCGGCCACGGCTTGGGGCACGGGGTAGGCCTGGAAATACACGAAAACCCGAGATTTGCCCCTTCAGATGAAACTATTATGGAAAATGGTATGGTGGTTACGGTAGAGCCGGGCATTTACATTGTAGGATATGGGGGTGTAAGGATAGAAGACATGATAGTTATAAGGGATGATAAACCTGAAGTTTTGACAAGCGCGCCTAAGGATATAATGGTATTATAA
- the aroQ gene encoding type II 3-dehydroquinate dehydratase — MKKILFINGPNLNLLGAREKSIYGSMTLEEIAFLVYQEAEKLNVTVEFMQSNHEGEIIDKIHEARDKYNVIVINPGAYTHYSIAIRDAIKAVEVPAIEIHLSNIYGREEFRSKSVIAPVCVGQISGFGAESYIIALYAAARLAFT; from the coding sequence TTGAAAAAGATATTGTTTATAAATGGACCAAATTTGAATTTATTAGGTGCAAGAGAAAAAAGTATATATGGAAGCATGACTCTGGAAGAAATTGCTTTCCTTGTTTACCAGGAGGCAGAAAAGCTGAATGTTACTGTTGAATTTATGCAGTCTAATCACGAAGGGGAAATAATTGACAAAATCCATGAGGCCAGGGATAAATACAATGTAATAGTTATTAATCCTGGAGCTTATACCCATTATAGTATAGCTATAAGGGATGCAATAAAAGCAGTTGAGGTACCGGCTATTGAAATTCATTTATCCAATATTTATGGAAGGGAAGAATTCAGATCAAAGTCGGTTATAGCACCGGTATGTGTAGGCCAAATAAGCGGTTTTGGGGCAGAAAGCTATATAATTGCCCTTTATGCTGCAGCCAGGTTGGCTTTTACGTAA
- a CDS encoding TIM barrel protein: MIRFGPSGNSQSFYDQGYNSSIQMPAWLRGMSLDAYEYQCSKGVNIGEATAKQIGRKASEYDIFMSIHAPYYINIASEDPNKREKSIWYILETLKAASWMCAQRVVVHMGSCSNVDRRWAMDTAITGMKETILRADDMGYGNISICPEVLGKINQLGSLDEILEICTIDERLIPTLDFGHLHARNGGNLKTAEDFRRVLDRVEEVLGYERMQKLHIHFSRIEFTRGGEKKHWTLADTQYGPEFHPLVEVICEKRMEPVVICESRENMAEDALELKRIYNEICKR, translated from the coding sequence ATGATAAGATTCGGACCTTCTGGTAATTCCCAGAGTTTTTATGACCAGGGATATAATTCATCCATCCAGATGCCGGCCTGGTTAAGAGGTATGAGCCTTGATGCTTATGAATATCAATGCAGCAAGGGTGTAAATATTGGAGAAGCAACGGCAAAGCAGATTGGAAGAAAGGCGTCAGAGTATGACATATTTATGAGCATACATGCGCCATATTACATTAATATAGCCAGTGAAGATCCTAATAAACGGGAAAAATCCATATGGTATATACTTGAGACATTAAAAGCTGCCAGTTGGATGTGCGCCCAAAGAGTTGTGGTCCATATGGGTTCATGCAGCAATGTGGATAGAAGGTGGGCCATGGACACAGCGATTACAGGCATGAAAGAGACTATTTTAAGAGCTGATGACATGGGCTATGGTAATATAAGTATATGTCCTGAAGTTTTGGGTAAAATAAATCAGCTTGGTTCCCTTGATGAAATACTGGAGATATGTACAATTGACGAAAGACTTATACCTACTTTAGATTTCGGGCATCTACATGCAAGAAATGGCGGTAATTTGAAAACTGCAGAAGACTTTAGAAGGGTTTTGGACAGAGTAGAGGAAGTGTTAGGATATGAGAGAATGCAAAAACTCCATATTCACTTTAGCAGAATTGAATTTACACGGGGAGGGGAAAAGAAACACTGGACTCTTGCAGATACTCAATATGGCCCTGAATTTCATCCCCTGGTTGAGGTTATTTGCGAAAAAAGAATGGAACCGGTTGTTATATGTGAATCTAGAGAAAACATGGCTGAGGATGCCCTAGAATTGAAGAGGATCTATAATGAGATTTGCAAACGGTAA
- a CDS encoding late competence development ComFB family protein, producing MEELVFSMLKNVIDDIDVCSCDKCMLDIAALALNELPPKYVVTEKGELYSKVNILRQQFEVDILTAITKAAEKVKEHPRHENNVNGRMEI from the coding sequence ATGGAAGAATTGGTGTTCAGTATGCTCAAGAATGTTATTGATGACATTGATGTCTGTTCGTGTGACAAATGCATGCTGGATATTGCTGCATTAGCTTTGAACGAACTCCCGCCTAAATATGTAGTTACAGAAAAAGGGGAATTATATTCAAAAGTCAATATTTTAAGACAGCAGTTTGAAGTAGATATATTAACTGCAATTACAAAGGCTGCTGAAAAAGTAAAAGAACATCCAAGGCATGAAAACAATGTAAATGGAAGAATGGAGATATAA
- a CDS encoding prepilin peptidase: MDNVIKYVIKYTVKYFIVLIAGLVAGHFNNIFIHILLEKKSFLQGWRHWLSHRPKGMAAEIKRMLVVVITAAVFILLFIKYRLTADFVFFAYLLSILVIMVFVDIETKTISNGLVLAGLAGSIAAFIYNMFLPLKIYGGEGWWEPLLGLLPGSGLLFLIALLGAIVYKNDEVMGMGDVKIFAPVGVFLGWKMCAMALIISMFLGGLTSILLIILRIKKRKDTIPFGPFIAVATFIVIMWGQDIWSWYFSRL, encoded by the coding sequence ATGGATAATGTCATTAAGTATGTTATAAAGTATACTGTAAAATATTTTATTGTGCTTATTGCAGGGTTGGTAGCAGGGCATTTTAATAATATTTTTATACATATTTTGCTTGAGAAAAAATCTTTTTTGCAAGGTTGGCGGCATTGGCTAAGTCATCGGCCAAAAGGAATGGCTGCGGAAATAAAAAGGATGCTTGTGGTAGTTATAACTGCGGCAGTATTTATCTTGTTGTTTATAAAATACAGGTTAACGGCAGACTTTGTTTTCTTTGCATATTTGTTATCCATACTTGTTATCATGGTCTTTGTTGATATTGAGACCAAAACCATTTCAAATGGGCTTGTCCTGGCAGGATTAGCCGGAAGTATAGCGGCTTTTATATATAATATGTTCCTGCCCTTGAAAATATATGGGGGTGAAGGATGGTGGGAACCTTTATTGGGACTTTTACCCGGCTCGGGTTTATTGTTTTTGATTGCACTATTAGGTGCAATTGTGTATAAAAATGACGAGGTGATGGGTATGGGCGATGTAAAAATATTTGCACCCGTAGGTGTTTTTCTTGGATGGAAAATGTGTGCTATGGCCCTTATAATTTCAATGTTCCTGGGAGGGCTTACAAGCATATTACTTATTATTCTAAGGATAAAAAAAAGGAAAGACACCATACCCTTTGGTCCATTTATAGCAGTGGCGACATTTATAGTAATCATGTGGGGGCAGGACATATGGTCCTGGTATTTTTCCCGGTTGTAA
- a CDS encoding shikimate dehydrogenase, whose translation MEIVNNISGKTKLLGVIGNPLSHSISPQLHNTLSRYFGIDAIYVPFHVEKGKLEDAIKGLSAINVLGFNITIPYKNDVVKYIDEISKEAALIGAVNTVKNINGKLYGYNTDASGFIRSFKEESGMDLKGKRAVLLGAGGAARAIAVGLAFEGVSGISIINRTTAKAAEIAEIINNNISPIAEFYGTIDSEAQEVLKHGDAIINTTSLGMYPDVDKTPIAFPFEFSSNQVLYDVIYNPGKTKFLEEGEKQGRKIINGLGMLIYQGIQAYEIWMDVKVPDEVIKGLFKAFSIL comes from the coding sequence ATGGAAATAGTAAATAATATTTCAGGAAAAACGAAACTACTTGGGGTTATCGGGAACCCTTTATCCCACTCAATTTCACCTCAACTCCACAATACTTTAAGCAGGTATTTTGGGATTGATGCAATATATGTCCCTTTCCACGTTGAAAAGGGAAAACTGGAAGATGCCATAAAGGGCTTAAGCGCAATTAATGTGCTGGGCTTTAATATAACTATTCCGTATAAAAATGATGTAGTAAAATATATTGATGAAATTTCAAAAGAGGCTGCCTTAATAGGGGCTGTTAATACAGTTAAAAACATAAATGGAAAGTTGTACGGATATAACACTGATGCTTCAGGCTTTATTCGTTCTTTTAAAGAAGAGTCCGGTATGGACCTAAAGGGAAAAAGAGCAGTCCTGCTTGGAGCCGGCGGTGCAGCCAGGGCTATTGCTGTAGGATTGGCTTTTGAAGGTGTATCGGGAATATCCATAATAAATAGAACCACTGCAAAGGCGGCTGAAATTGCAGAAATAATTAATAATAATATATCACCAATAGCTGAATTTTATGGTACAATAGATTCAGAAGCTCAGGAAGTTCTAAAGCATGGGGATGCTATTATAAATACTACTTCTTTGGGCATGTATCCGGACGTTGATAAGACACCAATTGCTTTTCCCTTTGAATTTTCGTCCAACCAGGTTTTGTATGATGTTATTTATAACCCCGGAAAGACAAAGTTTTTAGAAGAAGGGGAAAAACAGGGCAGAAAGATCATAAATGGTCTGGGAATGCTTATTTATCAGGGAATACAAGCGTATGAGATATGGATGGACGTAAAAGTACCTGATGAAGTTATTAAGGGGCTGTTTAAGGCTTTTTCTATTTTGTAG
- a CDS encoding YqeG family HAD IIIA-type phosphatase, producing the protein MVEKFFPNEIVDKVQDINLDVLADKGIKGLILDIDNTLVPTFMKEADNDVIDWIGKVKNSGFKLCIVSNATRKRVDKFNEKLGLEAIYRATKPIGRSFRKALKVLNLKAHETAAVGDQIFTDVYGGNRLGMYTILVKPIHRKESLFVRLKRYPERYILGRYYEAKGQKRSLRE; encoded by the coding sequence ATGGTAGAAAAGTTTTTTCCTAATGAAATAGTGGACAAGGTCCAGGACATAAATCTTGATGTACTTGCGGACAAGGGAATTAAAGGACTTATATTGGATATTGACAATACTCTTGTGCCTACTTTTATGAAGGAAGCTGATAATGATGTTATAGATTGGATAGGAAAAGTAAAGAACAGCGGCTTTAAATTGTGTATTGTTTCAAATGCTACCCGGAAGCGGGTGGACAAGTTTAATGAAAAACTTGGGCTGGAAGCAATATACAGGGCCACAAAGCCAATAGGTCGCTCTTTTAGAAAGGCGCTAAAGGTTCTTAATCTGAAAGCTCATGAAACGGCAGCGGTGGGTGACCAGATTTTTACGGATGTTTATGGAGGAAACAGGTTGGGTATGTATACAATACTTGTTAAACCCATTCACAGAAAAGAGTCTTTGTTTGTCAGGCTGAAAAGGTATCCTGAAAGGTATATATTAGGTAGGTATTATGAAGCTAAAGGACAGAAGAGAAGTTTAAGAGAGTAA
- a CDS encoding branched-chain amino acid aminotransferase: protein MSYQIKIEKTKMPKDKPDQNNLGFGKYFTDHMFIMDYSTDKGWHDPRIIPYAPLQLDPSTMVFHYGQAVFEGLKAYKTKNGKILLFRPLKNMERTNMSNERLCIPLIDTNFAIEAIKALVKLDKDWIPSQEGTSLYIRPFIISTDPYLGVRPSNTYKFIVILSPVGAYYPEGINPVKIYVEDYYVRAVKGGLGYVKTPGNYAASLKAQMEAKEKGYTQVLWLDGIERKYIEEVGTMNVFFKIKGEVITPSLEGSILPGVTRDSVIQLLKSWNMKITERKISIQEVYDAHANGILDEAFGTGTAAVISPIGGLNWKEKIITINNGKTGELAQKLYNYITGIQSGEIEDTFGWTVEVE, encoded by the coding sequence ATGTCATATCAAATTAAAATTGAAAAAACAAAGATGCCAAAAGATAAGCCTGATCAGAATAATCTGGGTTTCGGCAAATACTTTACAGACCATATGTTTATTATGGACTATTCAACTGATAAAGGTTGGCATGACCCAAGAATTATACCTTATGCGCCATTACAGCTTGACCCGTCTACAATGGTTTTTCATTACGGGCAGGCAGTATTTGAAGGTCTAAAAGCCTATAAGACAAAAAATGGTAAAATACTTTTATTCCGCCCTTTAAAAAATATGGAAAGAACAAATATGTCCAATGAAAGGTTATGTATACCTCTCATAGACACAAATTTTGCCATTGAGGCAATTAAGGCCCTTGTAAAACTTGATAAAGACTGGATTCCTTCCCAGGAAGGCACTTCCCTTTATATAAGGCCTTTTATTATTTCTACCGACCCGTATTTGGGTGTCCGGCCTTCCAATACTTATAAGTTTATTGTTATCCTATCGCCTGTTGGAGCTTATTACCCTGAAGGAATAAATCCTGTAAAAATATATGTAGAAGATTATTATGTCCGGGCAGTAAAAGGCGGTTTAGGATATGTGAAAACCCCGGGGAACTATGCAGCAAGTCTAAAAGCCCAAATGGAAGCAAAAGAAAAAGGATATACACAAGTACTATGGCTGGATGGGATTGAAAGAAAATACATAGAAGAAGTGGGTACAATGAATGTATTCTTTAAGATAAAAGGAGAGGTCATAACACCTTCTTTGGAAGGAAGCATTCTTCCAGGAGTCACCAGGGATTCGGTAATACAACTGCTTAAAAGCTGGAATATGAAAATAACCGAAAGGAAGATATCCATCCAGGAAGTTTATGATGCCCATGCAAACGGAATCCTGGATGAAGCATTTGGTACAGGGACTGCAGCAGTAATTTCACCTATCGGCGGACTTAATTGGAAAGAAAAAATAATTACCATAAATAATGGAAAAACAGGCGAACTGGCCCAAAAACTATACAATTACATTACAGGTATACAAAGCGGTGAAATTGAAGACACTTTTGGATGGACAGTTGAGGTAGAGTAA
- a CDS encoding sporulation integral membrane protein YlbJ, with product MLLKTKNIYLKTLIIPITGILFIVFLIIFSKTAVTSALKAIDLWLGIVFPSLFPFLVASEILNGTSFVKAVGVFFEPVMRPLFNLPGCASYPFALGITSGYPVGAKATAKMRKDKLLTKREGERLLAFCNNSSPLFITGAVAVGMLKMPYLGPFLLICHIVSSVSTGLLFGFFDRREIIKIKIIRPKAKGKGIGKKSVLKKFLEELLGKNNNIKADGVNTGNDIGTILGNAVVNSMATMLAIGGFIILFSVIINLLLESGALKIISSIFSTFFFLRKNPDLSKDIIAPSISGFIEITTGLKQVCSLENIPLTLKLVLTSIIMGWGGLSVHFQVLSVTRDTDLSIKPYLLGKFIQSIFAALYTYIGLKITNCIPEISNEVFYTVQSIKTVAWQQYLVSSCRYLLVFLSSLLALTILTAPLRHPLKHKKKTNLRN from the coding sequence ATGCTTCTTAAAACAAAAAATATCTATCTAAAAACACTAATAATACCAATAACCGGCATACTGTTCATTGTTTTTCTCATAATATTTTCAAAGACTGCTGTAACATCTGCACTAAAAGCTATTGACTTATGGCTGGGAATAGTTTTTCCGTCATTGTTCCCATTTTTAGTAGCATCAGAAATACTAAACGGTACAAGTTTTGTAAAGGCCGTTGGAGTATTTTTTGAACCTGTAATGAGGCCGCTGTTCAATTTACCCGGCTGTGCCTCTTATCCTTTTGCTTTAGGCATTACCAGCGGTTATCCGGTTGGAGCAAAGGCTACGGCTAAAATGCGGAAGGACAAATTATTAACTAAAAGAGAAGGAGAAAGGCTGCTTGCATTTTGCAACAATTCCAGTCCGCTTTTTATTACCGGGGCTGTTGCAGTGGGGATGTTAAAGATGCCCTACCTGGGACCATTTTTACTTATTTGTCATATTGTCTCCTCAGTTTCTACAGGACTTTTATTCGGATTTTTTGATAGAAGGGAAATTATAAAGATAAAAATCATTAGGCCAAAAGCAAAAGGAAAAGGTATAGGAAAGAAGAGTGTGCTTAAAAAATTTTTAGAAGAACTCCTGGGCAAAAACAATAATATTAAAGCGGATGGCGTAAATACAGGCAATGATATCGGCACTATATTGGGAAATGCCGTTGTGAATTCAATGGCAACAATGCTGGCTATAGGAGGGTTTATTATACTTTTCTCCGTTATTATAAACCTTTTATTGGAATCGGGTGCCCTAAAGATTATATCAAGTATATTTTCTACGTTTTTTTTCTTGAGAAAAAACCCGGACCTTTCAAAAGACATTATAGCACCTTCAATTAGCGGTTTTATTGAAATTACAACAGGATTGAAACAGGTATGCAGTTTGGAAAACATACCTTTAACCCTTAAACTGGTTTTAACAAGTATAATTATGGGCTGGGGGGGATTATCGGTCCATTTTCAGGTGTTAAGTGTAACAAGAGATACTGACTTGAGTATAAAGCCTTATTTACTGGGAAAATTTATACAAAGTATTTTTGCTGCACTATATACATACATCGGCTTAAAAATAACCAATTGTATTCCCGAGATTTCCAATGAAGTTTTCTACACGGTACAGTCCATAAAAACAGTGGCATGGCAACAATATCTCGTTTCTTCATGTAGATATCTGTTGGTTTTTCTATCATCTTTACTAGCACTAACTATCCTCACGGCTCCTTTAAGGCATCCTTTAAAGCATAAGAAAAAAACAAATCTCAGGAATTAA
- a CDS encoding ATPase — MEILSILEALEDVVEKSISLPLSGRSLVDKEELLELIKEIRLKLPDDIKQAKWVKEERQRILLEAQKEANNIIQEAENKISALVDEHEITRKAYEQANEIISNAQKNAREIRLGAREYADSILNKVEQILKDTLDVIQVNRQELK, encoded by the coding sequence ATGGAAATACTGTCTATTTTGGAAGCATTAGAGGATGTTGTAGAAAAAAGCATATCTTTACCGCTGTCTGGGAGAAGCCTTGTGGATAAGGAGGAGTTATTGGAGCTTATTAAGGAAATAAGGTTGAAGCTTCCCGATGATATTAAGCAGGCAAAATGGGTAAAGGAAGAAAGACAGCGAATCCTGTTGGAAGCCCAGAAAGAGGCTAATAATATTATTCAGGAAGCGGAAAATAAGATATCTGCCCTTGTAGATGAGCATGAGATTACCAGAAAAGCATATGAACAGGCAAATGAAATTATATCCAATGCCCAGAAAAATGCCAGGGAAATCCGCCTGGGGGCAAGGGAATATGCAGACAGTATCTTAAATAAGGTGGAGCAAATATTAAAGGATACTCTTGATGTTATCCAGGTAAATAGACAGGAATTAAAGTAA
- the coaD gene encoding pantetheine-phosphate adenylyltransferase, whose product MKICVYPGSFDPVTNGHLDIIHRSARLCDKLIVAVGNNINKNYFFSLEERVELLKIVLKDSPDIEVDSFSGLLVDFMKKKKAGIIIKGLRAVSDFEYEFQMALLNKIVDPNIETLFMMSSINYTYLSSSAVKELARNGGNIEGLVPDCIKDRVYERLSLKL is encoded by the coding sequence TTGAAAATATGTGTATATCCGGGAAGTTTCGACCCGGTAACAAACGGACATCTTGATATCATACATAGAAGTGCCAGATTGTGTGATAAACTGATTGTAGCTGTTGGAAATAACATTAATAAGAATTATTTTTTTTCTTTGGAAGAAAGGGTGGAGCTCTTAAAAATTGTCTTAAAGGATAGTCCTGATATAGAAGTGGATAGTTTTTCAGGTCTATTGGTAGATTTTATGAAAAAAAAGAAGGCAGGGATTATAATTAAAGGGCTTAGGGCTGTTTCGGATTTTGAATATGAGTTTCAAATGGCTTTACTCAACAAAATTGTAGACCCGAATATAGAGACCTTGTTTATGATGTCAAGCATTAATTATACTTATCTAAGTTCAAGTGCTGTAAAGGAATTGGCAAGAAACGGGGGAAATATAGAGGGACTTGTCCCGGATTGTATCAAGGACAGGGTATATGAAAGATTGAGCTTGAAACTTTAG
- the rsmD gene encoding 16S rRNA (guanine(966)-N(2))-methyltransferase RsmD, which produces MLRVISGTAKGHKLKTLKGYVARPTSDKVKESLFNIIVEYLADAYVLDLFAGTGNLGIEALSRGARKAVFVDKSEKATDVIRENLVSTKLIDRGVIIKGEVLKVLYNLSKEGEKFDIIFLDPPYNKGLLEETLKIIEKEDILAEGGIIAAERSSGENIPQKIGNLELISDRRYGNTALAFYKQNNKILNRIEGI; this is translated from the coding sequence ATATTACGGGTAATATCCGGAACAGCTAAAGGGCATAAATTGAAGACATTAAAAGGTTATGTTGCGAGGCCTACATCCGACAAGGTAAAGGAATCCCTGTTTAATATTATTGTGGAGTATTTGGCAGATGCATATGTCCTTGACTTATTTGCAGGGACCGGAAATCTAGGCATTGAGGCATTAAGTCGAGGTGCAAGGAAGGCTGTATTTGTTGACAAAAGCGAAAAGGCAACGGATGTTATAAGGGAAAACCTTGTGAGCACAAAACTTATTGACAGGGGAGTAATAATAAAAGGAGAAGTATTAAAAGTATTATATAACCTCTCCAAAGAAGGAGAAAAGTTTGATATAATATTTCTTGATCCCCCTTATAATAAAGGTTTGCTGGAGGAAACACTGAAAATTATTGAAAAAGAGGATATATTGGCAGAAGGCGGGATAATTGCAGCTGAAAGGAGCAGTGGTGAAAATATACCTCAGAAGATAGGGAATCTTGAGTTAATAAGTGACCGCAGGTACGGAAATACTGCACTGGCTTTTTACAAACAAAATAATAAAATACTAAATAGGATAGAAGGGATTTAA
- a CDS encoding 50S ribosomal protein L28, with translation MAKCDICSKETKFGNQVSHSVRRTARTWKPNIKKVRAVVNGVSKSINVCTRCLRSNKVKRSV, from the coding sequence ATGGCAAAATGTGATATTTGCAGTAAGGAGACTAAATTTGGAAACCAGGTCAGCCATTCAGTCAGAAGGACTGCCAGGACGTGGAAACCTAATATTAAAAAAGTTAGAGCTGTTGTTAATGGTGTATCAAAATCAATCAATGTATGTACAAGATGCTTGCGCTCAAATAAGGTGAAAAGGTCCGTATAA